One genomic region from Bacillus rossius redtenbacheri isolate Brsri chromosome 6, Brsri_v3, whole genome shotgun sequence encodes:
- the LOC134533483 gene encoding uncharacterized protein LOC134533483, with product MMKIVYVVAVTLCLAVASDARLNATVEASNSTRANDTSAQPKQLYFDDLYPSDPEARSALSVIGSLLPQAIPLVVPVVKDLYNRIFGRDALALQSPGAGQDLMSLLPFIVTADQGGISYLAKPSAAGVVASPGVPYIYHVSSPAAYQPAYQPAYQPAYQPAYQPYQPAYQPAVSLLAPGMAIRPTGTRSRSINTLFT from the exons GTTGTAGCCGTCACCCTGTGTCTGGCCGTGGCTTCCGACGCCAGGCTGAACGCGACTGTAGAGGCCTCCAACAGCACCCGAGCCAACGACACCAGCGCTCAGCCCAAGCAGCTCTACTTTGATGACCTCTACCCCTCGGACCCGGAGGCGAGATCAGCCCTGTCGGTCATTGGATCACTCCTCCCCCAAGCCATCCCCTTGGTAGTGCCGGTGGTAAAGGATCTCTACAACCGTATCTTCGGCAGGGACGCCCTGGCGCTGCAGTCTCCCGGCGCGGGACAGGACCTCATGTCCTTGCTGCCCTTCATCGTCACCGCAGATCAGGGCGGTATCTCCTACCTCGCCAAGCC GTCTGCTGCTGGCGTGGTCGCCTCTCCCGGGGTGCCGTACATCTACCACGTGTCCTCGCCTGCCGCCTACCAGCCTgcctaccagcccgcctaccagccTGCCTACCAGCCAGCCTACCAGCcctaccagcccgcctaccagccTGCTGTCTCCCTGCTGGCGCCCGGCATGGCTATCCGCCCCACCGGCACCCGGAGCAGGTCTATAAACACATTGTTTACTTAA
- the LOC134532482 gene encoding allergen Tha p 1-like, with amino-acid sequence MRTCVLAVVALVALVALVALAAASPAGEKYTNRYDHIDIDAILANKRTLRVYVNCLLEKGDCPPEAKELRAHIPEALHTACAKCTSSQKNLLRKAIRYLRAHDRATMELIAKHYDPDNKYTKSFSDFIDSDN; translated from the exons ATGAGGACCTGCGTGCTGGCTGTGGTGGCGCTGGTGGCGCTGGTGGCGCTGGTGGCGCTGGCGGCAGCCTCGCCGGCCGGGGAGAAGTACACCAACCGCTACGACCACATCGACATCGACGCCATCCTGGCCAACAAGCGCACGCTGCGGGTGTACGTCAACTGCCTGCTGGAGAAGGGCGACTGCCCCCCGGAGGCCAAGGAGCTGCGCG CGCACATCCCGGAGGCGCTGCACACGGCCTGCGCCAAGTGCACCTCCTCGCAGAAGAACCTGCTGAGGAAGGCCATCCGCTACCTGCGCGCGCACGACCGCGCCACCATGGAGCTGATCGCCAAGCACTACGACCCCGACAACAAGTACACCAAGTCCTTCTCCGACTTCATCGACTCCGACAACTGA
- the LOC134533366 gene encoding uncharacterized protein LOC134533366 gives MESPGHLWPRDGASPESPLAGRQDSAPESRARVALGPTGAGQLTAVSQRQDSAPGSRARVALGPTGAGQLTAVSQRQDSAPESRARVALGPTGTGQLTAVSQRQDSAPGSRARVALGPTGAGQHTAVSQRQDSAPESRARVALGPTGAGQLTAVSQRQDNAPESRARVALGPTGTGQLTAVSQRQDSAPGSRARVALGPTGAGQLTAVSQRQDSAPESRARVALGPTGAGQLTAVSQRQDSAPESRARVALGPTGAGQLTAVSQRQDSAPESRARVALGPTGAGQLTAVSQRQDSAPESRARVALGPTGAGQLTAVSQRQDSAPESRARVALGPTGAGQLTAVSQRQDSAPESRARVALGPTGAGQLTAVSQRQDSAPESRARVALGPTGAGQLTAVSQRQDSAPESRARVALGPTGAGQLTAVSQRQDSALESRARVALGPTGAGQLTAVSQRQDSAPESRARVALGPTGAGQLTAVSQRQDSAPESRARVALGPTGAGQLTAVSQRQDSALESRARVALGPTGAGQLTAVSQRQDSALESRARVALGPTGAGQLTAVSQRQDSALESRARVALGPTGAGQLTAVSQRQDSAPESRARVALGPTGAGQLTAVSQRQDSAPESRARVALGPTGAGQLTAVSQRQDSAPESRARVALGPTGAGQLTAVSQRQDSALESRARVALGPTGAGQLTAVSQRQDSAPESRARVALGPTGAGQLTAVSQRQDSAPESRARVALGPTGAGQLTAVSQRQDSAPESRARVALGPTGAGQLTAVSQRQDSAPESRARVALGPTGAGQLTAVSQRQDSALESRARVALGPTGAGQLTAVSQRQDSAPESRARVALGPTGAGQLTAVSQRQDSAPESRLTAVSQRQDSAPESRARVALGPTGAGQLTAVSQRQDSALESRARVALGPTGTGQLTAVSQRQDSAPGSRARVALGPTGAGQLTAVSQRQDSAPGSRARVALGPTGAGQLTAVSQRQDSALESRARVALGPTGAGQLTAVSQRQDSAPESRARVALGPTGAGQLTAVSQRQDSAPESRARVALGPTGAGQLTAVSQRQDSAPESRARVALGPTGAGQLTAVSQRQDSALESRARVALGPTGAGQLTAVSQRQDSAPESRARVALGPTGAGQLTAVSQRQDSAPESRARVALGPTGAGQLTAVSQRQDSAPESRARVALGPTGAGQLTAVSQRQDSAPESRARVALGPTGAGQLTAVSQRQDSALESRARVALGPTGAGQLTAVSQRQDSAPESRARVALGPTGAGQLTAVSQRQDSAPESRARVALGPTGAGQLTAVSQRQDSAPE, from the exons atggaatctCCCGGGCACCTGTGGCCGAGAGACGGGGCCTCCCCTGAATCCCCGCTGGCCGGC CGACAAGACAGCGCGCCGGAGTCGCGGGCTAGAGTTGCGCTAGGCCCCACAGGGGCGGGACAGCTCACTGCAGTGTCGCAGCGACAAGACAGCGCGCCGGGGTCGCGGGCTAGAGTCGCGCTAGGCCCCACAGGGGCGGGACAGCTCACTGCAGTGTCGCAGCGACAAGACAGCGCGCCGGAGTCGCGGGCTAGAGTCGCGCTAGGCCCCACGGGGACGGGACAGCTCACTGCAGTGTCGCAGCGACAAGACAGCGCGCCGGGGTCGCGGGCTAGAGTCGCGCTAGGCCCCACAGGGGCGGGACAGCACACTGCAGTGTCGCAGCGACAAGACAGCGCGCCGGAGTCGCGGGCTAGAGTCGCGCTAGGCCCCACAGGGGCGGGACAGCTCACTGCAGTGTCGCAGCGACAAGACAACGCGCCGGAGTCGCGGGCTAGAGTCGCGCTAGGCCCCACGGGGACGGGACAGCTCACTGCAGTGTCGCAGCGACAAGACAGCGCGCCGGGGTCGCGGGCTAGAGTCGCGCTAGGCCCCACAGGGGCGGGACAGCTCACTGCAGTGTCGCAGCGACAAGACAGCGCGCCGGAGTCACGGGCTAGAGTCGCGCTAGGCCCCACAGGGGCGGGACAGCTCACTGCAGTGTCGCAGCGACAAGACAGCGCGCCGGAGTCGCGGGCTAGAGTTGCGCTAGGCCCCACAGGGGCGGGACAGCTCACTGCAGTGTCGCAGCGACAAGACAGCGCGCCGGAGTCGCGGGCTAGAGTCGCGCTAGGCCCCACAGGGGCGGGACAGCTCACTGCAGTGTCGCAGCGACAAGACAGCGCGCCGGAGTCGCGGGCTAGAGTCGCGCTAGGCCCCACGGGGGCGGGACAGCTCACTGCAGTGTCGCAGCGACAAGACAGCGCGCCGGAGTCGCGGGCTAGAGTCGCGCTAGGCCCCACAGGGGCGGGACAGCTCACTGCAGTGTCGCAGCGACAAGACAGCGCGCCGGAGTCGCGGGCTAGAGTCGCGCTAGGCCCCACAGGGGCGGGACAGCTCACTGCAGTGTCGCAGCGACAAGACAGCGCGCCGGAGTCGCGGGCTAGAGTCGCGCTAGGCCCCACAGGGGCGGGACAGCTCACTGCAGTGTCGCAGCGACAAGACAGCGCGCCGGAGTCGCGGGCTAGAGTCGCGCTAGGCCCCACAGGGGCGGGACAGCTCACTGCAGTGTCGCAGCGACAAGACAGCGCGCTGGAGTCGCGGGCTAGAGTCGCGCTAGGCCCCACGGGGGCGGGACAGCTCACTGCAGTGTCGCAGCGACAAGACAGCGCGCCGGAGTCGCGGGCTAGAGTCGCGCTAGGCCCCACAGGGGCGGGACAGCTCACTGCAGTGTCGCAGCGACAAGACAGCGCGCCGGAGTCGCGGGCTAGAGTCGCGCTAGGCCCCACAGGGGCGGGACAGCTCACTGCAGTGTCGCAGCGACAAGACAGCGCGCTGGAGTCGCGGGCTAGAGTCGCGCTAGGCCCCACAGGGGCGGGACAGCTCACTGCAGTGTCGCAGCGACAAGACAGCGCGCTGGAGTCGCGGGCTAGAGTCGCGCTAGGCCCCACGGGGGCGGGACAGCTCACTGCAGTGTCGCAGCGACAAGACAGCGCGCTGGAGTCGCGGGCTAGAGTCGCGCTAGGCCCCACAGGGGCGGGACAGCTCACTGCAGTGTCGCAGCGACAAGACAGCGCGCCGGAGTCGCGGGCTAGAGTCGCGCTAGGCCCCACAGGGGCGGGACAGCTCACTGCAGTGTCGCAGCGACAAGACAGCGCGCCGGAGTCGCGGGCTAGAGTCGCGCTAGGCCCCACAGGGGCGGGACAGCTCACTGCAGTGTCGCAGCGACAAGACAGCGCGCCGGAGTCGCGGGCTAGAGTCGCGCTAGGCCCCACAGGGGCGGGACAGCTCACTGCAGTGTCGCAGCGACAAGACAGCGCGCTGGAGTCGCGGGCTAGAGTCGCGCTAGGCCCCACGGGGGCGGGACAGCTCACTGCAGTGTCGCAGCGACAAGACAGCGCGCCGGAGTCACGGGCTAGAGTCGCGCTAGGCCCCACAGGGGCGGGACAGCTAACTGCAGTGTCGCAGCGACAAGACAGCGCGCCGGAGTCGCGGGCTAGAGTCGCGCTAGGCCCCACAGGGGCGGGACAGCTCACTGCAGTGTCGCAGCGACAAGACAGCGCGCCGGAGTCACGGGCTAGAGTCGCGCTAGGCCCCACAGGCGCGGGACAGCTCACTGCAGTGTCGCAGCGACAAGACAGCGCGCCGGAGTCACGGGCTAGAGTCGCGCTAGGCCCCACGGGGGCGGGACAGCTCACTGCAGTGTCGCAGCGACAAGACAGCGCGCTGGAGTCGCGGGCTAGAGTCGCGCTAGGCCCCACGGGGGCGGGACAGCTCACTGCAGTGTCGCAGCGACAAGACAGCGCGCCGGAGTCACGGGCTAGAGTCGCGCTAGGCCCCACAGGGGCGGGACAGCTCACTGCAGTGTCGCAGCGACAAGACAGCGCGCCGGAGTCGCGG CTCACTGCAGTGTCGCAGCGACAAGACAGCGCGCCGGAGTCGCGGGCTAGAGTCGCGCTAGGCCCCACAGGGGCGGGACAGCTCACTGCAGTGTCGCAGCGACAAGACAGCGCGCTGGAGTCGCGGGCTAGAGTCGCGCTAGGCCCCACGGGGACGGGACAGCTAACTGCAGTGTCGCAGCGACAAGACAGCGCGCCGGGGTCGCGGGCTAGAGTCGCGCTAGGCCCCACGGGGGCGGGACAGCTCACTGCAGTGTCGCAGCGACAAGACAGCGCGCCGGGGTCGCGGGCTAGAGTCGCGCTAGGCCCCACAGGGGCGGGACAGCTCACTGCAGTGTCGCAGCGACAAGACAGCGCGCTGGAGTCGCGGGCTAGAGTCGCGCTAGGCCCCACAGGGGCGGGACAGCTCACTGCAGTGTCGCAGCGACAAGACAGCGCGCCGGAGTCGCGGGCTAGAGTCGCGCTAGGCCCCACAGGGGCGGGACAGCTCACTGCAGTGTCGCAGCGACAAGACAGCGCGCCGGAGTCGCGGGCTAGAGTCGCGCTAGGCCCCACAGGGGCGGGACAGCTCACTGCAGTGTCGCAGCGACAAGACAGCGCGCCGGAGTCGCGGGCTAGAGTCGCGCTAGGCCCCACAGGGGCGGGACAGCTCACTGCAGTGTCGCAGCGACAAGACAGCGCGCTGGAGTCGCGGGCTAGAGTCGCGCTAGGCCCCACGGGGGCGGGACAGCTCACTGCAGTGTCGCAGCGACAAGACAGCGCGCCGGAGTCACGGGCTAGAGTCGCGCTAGGCCCCACAGGGGCGGGACAGCTAACTGCAGTGTCGCAGCGACAAGACAGCGCGCCGGAGTCGCGGGCTAGAGTCGCGCTAGGCCCCACAGGGGCGGGACAGCTCACTGCAGTGTCGCAGCGACAAGACAGCGCGCCGGAGTCACGGGCTAGAGTCGCGCTAGGCCCCACAGGCGCGGGACAGCTCACTGCAGTGTCGCAGCGACAAGACAGCGCGCCGGAGTCACGGGCTAGAGTCGCGCTAGGCCCCACGGGGGCGGGACAGCTCACTGCAGTGTCGCAGCGACAAGACAGCGCGCTGGAGTCGCGGGCTAGAGTCGCGCTAGGCCCCACGGGGGCGGGACAGCTCACTGCAGTGTCGCAGCGACAAGACAGCGCGCCGGAGTCACGGGCTAGAGTCGCGCTAGGCCCCACAGGGGCGGGACAGCTCACTGCAGTGTCGCAGCGACAAGACAGCGCGCCGGAGTCGCGGGCTAGAGTCGCGCTAGGCCCCACAGGGGCGGGACAGCTCACTGCAGT